In Streptomyces ambofaciens ATCC 23877, a single genomic region encodes these proteins:
- a CDS encoding UdgX family uracil-DNA binding protein (This protein belongs to the uracil DNA glycosylase superfamily, members of which act in excision repair of DNA. However, it belongs more specifically to UdgX branch, whose founding member was found to bind uracil in DNA (where it does not belong), without cleaving it, appears to promote DNA repair by a pathway involving RecA, rather than base excision.) gives MAGTEDAYTAEPFVPKRGGLPALRRAAADCRGCPLHRDATRTVFGAGRATARLMLVGEQPGDQEDRQGEPFVGPAGKLLDRALAEAGIDPADTYVTNAVKHFKFTRAEPGKRRIHKAPTLRETTACGPWLAAELARVRPELIVLLGATAGKALLGSSFRVTQVRGTVLEEEIHGRPRRLVPTVHPSAVLRAEDRDGAYRGLLADLDMAARALG, from the coding sequence ATGGCCGGTACCGAGGACGCCTACACCGCCGAACCCTTCGTTCCGAAGCGCGGCGGCCTCCCCGCCCTGCGCCGGGCGGCCGCCGACTGCCGCGGCTGCCCCCTGCACCGGGACGCCACCCGGACCGTGTTCGGCGCCGGCAGGGCGACCGCCCGCCTGATGCTCGTCGGCGAGCAGCCCGGCGACCAGGAGGACCGGCAGGGCGAGCCGTTCGTGGGACCCGCCGGGAAGCTCCTCGACCGCGCGCTGGCGGAGGCCGGCATCGACCCGGCGGACACCTACGTCACCAACGCCGTCAAGCACTTCAAGTTCACGCGGGCCGAGCCCGGCAAGCGCCGTATCCACAAGGCGCCCACCCTGCGCGAGACCACCGCGTGCGGACCCTGGCTGGCCGCCGAACTGGCCCGCGTGCGACCCGAGCTGATCGTCCTGCTCGGCGCCACGGCCGGCAAGGCGCTGCTCGGTTCGTCGTTCCGGGTCACCCAGGTGCGCGGCACGGTGCTGGAGGAGGAGATCCACGGCCGCCCGCGGCGGCTGGTGCCGACGGTGCACCCGTCGGCGGTGCTGCGGGCCGAGGACCGGGACGGCGCGTACCGGGGGCTGCTCGCGGATCTGGACATGGCGGCGCGAGCCCTGGGGTAA
- a CDS encoding GNAT family N-acetyltransferase, producing the protein MSLTFTFDPPVTRDLRDGVLDLWTDVSNAGGSVGFVPPVTREDIRPELVRHLVGMAEGRTRLLVGHDEEGRVAATAFLALNAHRLMTHWLWLYTVMVHPRHQGRGYGRDLMTAAADAARTVEGIEAIRLTCRGGLGLERFYESCGYKEVGRVPGAIRVAPGDDRDDVFMLLPLT; encoded by the coding sequence GTGTCCCTTACTTTCACCTTCGATCCGCCCGTCACCCGCGACCTGCGCGACGGCGTTCTCGACCTGTGGACCGACGTCTCCAACGCGGGCGGCTCCGTGGGCTTCGTGCCGCCGGTGACGCGGGAGGACATCCGCCCCGAGCTGGTCAGACACCTGGTGGGCATGGCCGAGGGCCGCACCCGCCTCCTCGTCGGCCACGACGAGGAGGGGCGGGTGGCCGCCACCGCGTTCCTCGCCCTCAACGCGCACCGGCTGATGACCCACTGGCTGTGGCTCTACACCGTGATGGTCCACCCGCGCCACCAGGGCCGCGGTTACGGCCGCGACCTGATGACCGCCGCCGCGGACGCCGCCCGCACCGTCGAGGGCATCGAGGCGATCCGGCTCACCTGCCGGGGCGGCCTCGGCCTGGAGCGGTTCTACGAGTCCTGCGGCTACAAGGAGGTCGGTCGGGTGCCCGGCGCGATCCGGGTGGCGCCCGGCGACGACCGGGACGACGTCTTCATGCTGCTGCCGCTGACCTGA
- a CDS encoding DUF4229 domain-containing protein yields the protein MLRYTLMRLGIFAGCLVVVWGLVYAGVFPRGLGDSNGMWILLLSLLISAPISYVVLRKERDRASVQVVSRVDRMKAGLEANRGQEDLADDSARAQGQTS from the coding sequence ATGCTCCGCTACACGCTGATGCGCCTCGGGATCTTCGCGGGCTGCCTCGTGGTCGTCTGGGGGCTCGTCTACGCCGGCGTGTTCCCGCGTGGCCTCGGCGACTCCAACGGCATGTGGATCCTCCTGCTCTCCCTGCTGATCTCGGCCCCCATCAGCTACGTCGTGCTGCGCAAGGAGCGGGACCGGGCCTCGGTCCAGGTCGTGAGCCGCGTGGACCGGATGAAGGCCGGCCTCGAGGCCAACCGCGGCCAGGAGGACCTCGCCGACGACTCGGCCCGCGCGCAGGGCCAGACCTCGTAA
- a CDS encoding dicarboxylate/amino acid:cation symporter, translating to MSSLTKSSAEKTSKLPFKVPFWAQIIAGLVLGVLLGWLARSQDISWLVTTLEKVGDIFIGLLKLAVAPLVFFAILVSITNLRKVNNAARLASRTLLWFMITSLIAVAIGLVIGLVTNPGAGTGLTPADGAKPENTGSWIDFLTGIVPTDVITPFTELNVLQIVFMAAVAGIAALQLGEKAQPILSLSESILELLQKALWWVIRLAPLGTVGLIGHAIATYGWDLIGKYATFTADIYVGCALVMFVVYPTLLATVAKVNPIQFFKGAWPAIQLAFVSRSSVGTMPLTQRVTERLGVPKEYASFAVPFGATTKMDGCAAIYPAIAAIFVAQIFDIQLGVGDYLLIAFVSVVGSAATAGLTGATVMLTLTLSTLGLPMEGVGLLLAIDPILDMMRTATNVAGQALVPVIVSAREGLLDRKAYDEAHSSPIDEPEPEPRKQASEPVPAAA from the coding sequence GTGTCTTCCCTCACGAAGTCTTCCGCCGAGAAGACCTCCAAGCTGCCCTTCAAGGTGCCCTTCTGGGCGCAGATCATCGCCGGTCTCGTCCTCGGCGTCCTGCTGGGCTGGCTGGCCCGCAGCCAGGACATATCCTGGCTGGTCACCACCCTGGAGAAGGTCGGCGACATCTTCATCGGCCTGCTGAAGCTGGCCGTCGCCCCGCTCGTCTTCTTCGCGATCCTGGTGTCCATCACCAACCTGCGGAAGGTCAACAACGCGGCCCGCCTCGCGTCCCGCACCCTCCTCTGGTTCATGATCACGTCGCTGATCGCGGTGGCCATCGGCCTCGTCATCGGCCTGGTCACCAACCCGGGCGCCGGCACCGGCCTGACCCCGGCCGACGGCGCGAAGCCCGAGAACACCGGCTCCTGGATCGACTTCCTGACCGGCATCGTGCCGACGGACGTCATCACGCCGTTCACCGAGCTGAACGTGCTCCAGATCGTCTTCATGGCCGCCGTCGCCGGTATCGCCGCCCTCCAGCTCGGCGAGAAGGCCCAGCCGATCCTCAGCCTGAGCGAGTCGATCCTCGAACTCCTGCAGAAGGCCCTGTGGTGGGTCATCCGCCTCGCCCCGCTCGGCACCGTCGGCCTCATCGGCCACGCCATCGCCACCTACGGCTGGGACCTGATCGGCAAGTACGCCACCTTCACCGCCGACATCTACGTCGGTTGCGCCCTGGTGATGTTCGTGGTCTACCCGACGCTGCTCGCCACCGTCGCCAAGGTCAACCCGATCCAGTTCTTCAAGGGCGCCTGGCCCGCGATCCAGCTGGCCTTCGTCTCCCGCTCCTCGGTCGGCACCATGCCGCTCACCCAGCGGGTCACCGAGCGCCTCGGCGTCCCGAAGGAGTACGCCTCCTTCGCCGTGCCCTTCGGCGCGACCACCAAGATGGACGGCTGCGCCGCGATCTACCCGGCGATCGCCGCGATCTTCGTCGCGCAGATCTTCGACATCCAGCTCGGCGTCGGCGACTACCTGCTCATCGCCTTCGTCTCGGTGGTCGGCTCCGCCGCCACGGCCGGTCTCACCGGCGCCACCGTCATGCTGACCCTGACCCTCTCCACGCTGGGCCTGCCCATGGAGGGCGTCGGCCTGCTCCTCGCGATCGACCCGATCCTGGACATGATGCGGACGGCCACGAACGTCGCCGGCCAGGCGCTGGTCCCGGTCATCGTCTCCGCCCGCGAGGGACTGCTCGACCGCAAGGCCTACGACGAGGCGCACAGCTCGCCGATCGACGAGCCGGAGCCCGAGCCGCGGAAGCAGGCTTCGGAGCCGGTCCCGGCCGCGGCCTGA